A portion of the Streptomyces platensis genome contains these proteins:
- the thrC gene encoding threonine synthase, with translation MSANSTASRQWRGIIEEYRDRLPVSDTTEVVTLREGGTPLVPAQLLSERTGCEVHLKVEGANPTGSFKDRGMTMAITRAKEEGAKAVICASTGNTSASAAAYAVRAGMVCAVLVPQGKIALGKMGQALVHGAKILQVDGNFDDCLTLARSLSDNYPVALVNSVNPVRIEGQKTAAFEIVDMLGDAPDIHVLPVGNAGNITAYWKGYREYAADGIASHTPRMWGFQASGSAPIVRGEVVKDPTTIATAIRIGNPASWSYAQQARDESGGFIDDVTDRQILAAYRLLAAREGVFVEPASAASVAGLLKAAEEGKVDPGQRIVCTVTGNGLKDPDWAVAGAPQPVTVPIDADAAAERLGLA, from the coding sequence ATGTCTGCCAATTCCACCGCGAGCCGTCAGTGGCGCGGAATCATCGAGGAATACCGTGACCGGCTGCCGGTCAGCGACACGACCGAGGTCGTCACCCTCCGGGAGGGCGGCACCCCCCTCGTCCCGGCGCAGCTGCTCTCCGAGCGCACCGGCTGCGAGGTGCACCTCAAGGTCGAGGGTGCCAACCCCACCGGTTCCTTCAAGGACCGCGGCATGACGATGGCCATCACGCGCGCCAAGGAGGAGGGCGCCAAGGCGGTCATCTGCGCCTCCACCGGCAACACCTCCGCCTCGGCCGCGGCCTACGCGGTCCGCGCCGGCATGGTCTGCGCCGTCCTCGTCCCGCAGGGCAAGATCGCGCTCGGCAAGATGGGCCAGGCGCTGGTCCACGGCGCGAAGATCCTCCAGGTCGACGGAAATTTCGACGACTGTCTGACGCTGGCCCGGAGCCTCTCCGACAACTACCCCGTCGCACTTGTGAACTCCGTGAACCCGGTGCGCATCGAGGGCCAGAAGACCGCGGCCTTCGAAATCGTCGACATGCTCGGCGACGCCCCCGACATCCATGTGCTGCCCGTCGGCAACGCCGGCAACATCACGGCGTACTGGAAGGGCTACCGCGAGTACGCGGCCGACGGGATCGCCTCGCACACCCCGCGGATGTGGGGCTTCCAGGCCTCCGGCAGCGCGCCGATCGTGCGCGGTGAGGTCGTCAAGGACCCGACCACCATCGCCACCGCGATCCGTATCGGCAACCCGGCCTCGTGGTCGTACGCCCAGCAGGCGCGGGACGAGTCGGGCGGCTTCATCGACGACGTGACCGACCGTCAAATCCTGGCCGCCTACCGCCTGTTGGCGGCGCGGGAGGGCGTCTTCGTGGAGCCCGCCTCGGCCGCCTCGGTGGCCGGTCTGCTCAAGGCCGCAGAAGAGGGCAAGGTCGACCCCGGCCAGCGCATCGTCTGCACGGTGACCGGTAACGGCCTCAAGGACCCGGACTGGGCGGTGGCCGGAGCGCCGCAGCCGGTCACGGTCCCGATCGACGCGGACGCCGCGGCCGAGCGCCTGGGCCTCGCCTAG
- the thrB gene encoding homoserine kinase → MAGPAFRAAAVRVRTPATSANLGPGFDALGLSLGLYDDVVVRVADSGLHIDIAGEGAGTLPRDESHLLVRSMRAAFELLGGQPRGLEIVCANRIPHGRGLGSSSAAICAGIVAARAVTIGGEQKLDDAGLLELATEIEGHPDNVAACLLGGFTLAWMDTGTAHAIRMDPADSIVPVVFVPGKPVLTETARGLLPRTVPHVDAAANAGRAALLVEALTRRPELLLAATEDRLHQEYRAPAMPESVALVNRLRADGVPAVVSGAGPTVLALVEDAAADKVAALAGEGWAANRLTLDAAGTCVLPLAG, encoded by the coding sequence ATGGCCGGTCCCGCGTTCCGCGCCGCCGCCGTCCGGGTGCGCACCCCCGCTACCAGCGCCAATCTCGGTCCCGGCTTCGATGCCCTGGGTCTTTCCCTGGGCCTGTACGACGATGTCGTGGTGCGCGTCGCCGACTCCGGACTGCACATCGACATCGCAGGTGAGGGCGCCGGCACGCTCCCCCGCGACGAGAGTCATCTGCTCGTACGGTCGATGCGCGCCGCCTTCGAGCTGCTCGGCGGGCAGCCGCGCGGCCTGGAAATCGTCTGCGCCAACCGCATCCCGCACGGCCGTGGCCTGGGGTCTTCCTCGGCCGCCATCTGCGCGGGCATCGTCGCCGCCCGCGCCGTGACGATAGGCGGTGAACAGAAGCTCGACGACGCCGGGCTGCTGGAGCTGGCCACCGAGATCGAGGGCCACCCCGACAATGTCGCCGCCTGTCTGCTGGGCGGATTCACGCTCGCCTGGATGGACACCGGAACCGCCCACGCGATCCGGATGGATCCCGCCGATTCCATCGTTCCGGTGGTCTTCGTCCCCGGGAAGCCGGTGCTGACCGAGACCGCCCGTGGACTGCTGCCGCGCACCGTCCCGCATGTGGACGCCGCGGCCAACGCCGGCCGCGCCGCACTGCTCGTCGAGGCCCTGACCAGGCGCCCCGAGCTGTTGCTCGCCGCGACCGAGGACCGACTCCACCAGGAGTACCGCGCCCCCGCGATGCCGGAGAGCGTGGCCCTGGTGAACCGACTGCGTGCGGACGGCGTCCCCGCAGTTGTGTCCGGTGCGGGCCCCACGGTCCTCGCACTGGTCGAGGACGCGGCGGCCGACAAGGTCGCGGCACTGGCGGGAGAGGGGTGGGCGGCCAACCGGCTGACCCTCGATGCGGCGGGCACCTGCGTACTGCCGCTCGCCGGGTGA
- the rho gene encoding transcription termination factor Rho, producing MSDTTDLMGARTDGSATAPATDAAAAPATTRRRRSGTGLDGMVLAELQQVASGLGIKGTARMRKSQLIEVIKEKQAGGSGSAAKADAPADTETKPKRRTTSKARTGDDGAEQAGGKSAKSAKGDKAADQAQQQIDIPGQPVSDEQPAGERRRRRATSAAGSPEAASGDLKTDTKVEAKTEVKADAKTDTAVSPQETGEGRPGKGGERQDRGDRGDRGQKGDRGDRGDRGQRQRDRRKGDAGDGGGQGGQRQRDRGDRRTEDDDDFEGGRRGRRGRYRDRRGRRGGREDFGNEPQVSEDDVLIPVAGILDILDNYAFIRTSGYLPGPNDVYVSLAQVRKNGLRKGDHVTGAVRQPKDGERREKFNALVRLDTVNSVAPEQGRGRPEFGKLTPLYPQDRLRLEGESGGLTTRIIDLVTPIGKGQRGLIVAPPKTGKTMIMQAIANSITRNNPECHLMVVLVDERPEEVTDMQRSVKGEVISSTFDRPAEDHTTVAELAIERAKRLVELGHDVVVLLDSITRLGRAYNLAAPASGRILSGGVDSTALYPPKRFFGAARNIEDGGSLTILATALVETGSRMDEVIFEEFKGTGNLELKLDRKLSDKRIFPAVDVDASSTRKEEILMGSDELAIVWKLRRVLHALDQQQAIELLLDKMKQTKSNAEFLLQIQKTTPTAGNGND from the coding sequence GTGAGCGACACCACCGATCTGATGGGCGCGCGCACCGATGGCAGTGCCACCGCGCCCGCCACGGACGCTGCCGCCGCGCCTGCTACCACGCGGCGCCGCCGTTCCGGCACCGGCCTTGACGGCATGGTCCTGGCGGAGCTTCAGCAGGTCGCCTCAGGCCTCGGTATCAAGGGCACCGCGCGGATGCGCAAGAGCCAGCTGATCGAGGTCATCAAGGAGAAGCAGGCCGGAGGCTCAGGCTCCGCCGCCAAGGCCGACGCGCCTGCCGACACCGAGACCAAGCCCAAGCGCCGGACGACCTCCAAGGCCCGCACCGGCGACGACGGCGCGGAGCAGGCCGGCGGCAAGTCCGCCAAGTCCGCCAAGGGCGACAAGGCCGCGGACCAGGCCCAGCAGCAGATCGACATCCCCGGCCAGCCGGTGAGCGACGAGCAGCCGGCCGGCGAGCGCCGCCGGCGTCGCGCCACCTCCGCCGCGGGCAGCCCCGAGGCCGCCTCGGGCGACCTCAAGACCGACACCAAGGTCGAGGCGAAGACCGAGGTCAAGGCGGACGCCAAGACCGACACCGCGGTGTCCCCGCAGGAGACCGGCGAGGGCCGGCCCGGCAAGGGCGGCGAGCGCCAGGACCGCGGCGACCGCGGTGACCGCGGCCAGAAGGGTGACCGTGGCGACCGCGGTGACCGCGGCCAGCGCCAGCGTGACCGCCGCAAGGGCGACGCCGGTGACGGCGGCGGACAGGGCGGCCAGCGCCAGCGGGACCGCGGCGACCGCCGTACCGAGGACGACGACGACTTCGAGGGTGGCCGCCGGGGCCGTCGTGGCCGCTACCGCGACCGCCGGGGCCGTCGCGGCGGCCGTGAGGACTTCGGCAACGAGCCGCAGGTGTCCGAGGACGACGTCCTGATCCCGGTCGCGGGCATCCTCGACATCCTCGACAACTACGCGTTCATCCGGACCTCCGGCTACCTGCCCGGCCCGAACGACGTCTACGTCTCGCTCGCCCAGGTCCGCAAGAACGGTCTGCGCAAGGGTGACCACGTCACCGGCGCGGTCCGCCAGCCCAAGGACGGCGAGCGGCGCGAGAAGTTCAACGCGCTGGTCCGGCTCGACACGGTCAACAGCGTGGCGCCCGAACAGGGCCGCGGACGGCCGGAGTTCGGGAAGCTGACGCCCCTTTACCCGCAGGATCGACTGCGCCTGGAGGGTGAGTCGGGCGGTCTGACGACCCGGATCATCGACCTGGTCACGCCGATCGGCAAGGGCCAGCGAGGGCTGATCGTGGCCCCGCCGAAGACCGGCAAGACCATGATCATGCAGGCGATCGCCAACTCGATCACCCGCAACAACCCCGAGTGCCACCTGATGGTCGTCCTTGTCGACGAGCGTCCGGAAGAGGTCACCGACATGCAGCGGTCGGTGAAGGGCGAGGTCATCTCCTCGACCTTCGACCGCCCGGCCGAGGACCACACCACCGTCGCCGAGCTGGCCATCGAGCGCGCCAAGCGCCTCGTCGAGCTGGGTCACGACGTGGTCGTCCTGCTGGACTCGATCACCCGTCTGGGCCGTGCGTACAACCTCGCCGCCCCGGCCTCGGGCCGCATCCTGTCCGGTGGTGTCGACTCGACCGCGCTCTACCCGCCGAAGCGCTTCTTCGGTGCGGCGCGCAACATCGAGGACGGCGGTTCGCTGACCATCCTGGCCACCGCGCTGGTCGAGACCGGCTCGCGGATGGACGAGGTGATCTTCGAGGAGTTCAAGGGCACCGGCAACCTGGAGCTCAAGCTCGACCGCAAGCTCTCGGACAAGCGCATCTTCCCGGCGGTGGACGTGGACGCGTCCAGCACCCGTAAGGAAGAGATCCTCATGGGCAGCGACGAGCTCGCCATCGTGTGGAAGCTGCGCCGGGTGCTGCACGCCCTGGACCAGCAGCAGGCCATCGAGCTGCTGCTGGACAAGATGAAGCAGACGAAGTCCAACGCGGAGTTCCTGCTCCAGATCCAGAAGACGACCCCGACCGCGGGCAACGGCAACGACTGA
- the prmC gene encoding peptide chain release factor N(5)-glutamine methyltransferase — translation MNLLLAEVAQATQRLADAGVPSPRFDAEELAAFVHGVKRGELHHVKDADFDARYWEAVARREAREPLQHITGRAFFRYLELAVGPGVFVPRPETESVVGWAIDAVRAMDVVEPLIVDLCTGSGAIALALAQEVPRSRVHAVELSDEALDYARKNVEGSRVVLHQGDALTALPELDGQVDLVVSNPPYIPLTEWEYVAPEARDHDPELALFSGQDGLDTIRGIERTAHRLLRPGGVVVIEHADTQGGQVPWIFTEERGWADAADHPDLNNRPRFATARRATP, via the coding sequence GTGAACCTTCTGCTCGCCGAGGTGGCCCAGGCCACCCAGCGGCTGGCCGACGCCGGTGTGCCCTCGCCGCGCTTCGACGCCGAGGAACTCGCCGCGTTCGTGCACGGCGTCAAACGGGGGGAGCTGCACCACGTCAAGGACGCGGACTTCGACGCCCGCTACTGGGAGGCCGTCGCCCGCCGCGAGGCCCGTGAGCCGCTCCAGCACATCACCGGACGGGCGTTCTTCCGCTACCTCGAACTCGCCGTCGGGCCGGGGGTGTTCGTACCCCGCCCGGAGACCGAATCGGTGGTCGGCTGGGCGATAGACGCCGTCCGGGCCATGGACGTCGTCGAACCGCTGATCGTCGACCTGTGCACCGGCTCGGGGGCGATCGCCCTCGCCCTGGCCCAGGAGGTCCCCCGCTCGCGGGTGCACGCCGTGGAGCTGTCCGACGAGGCCCTGGACTACGCCCGCAAGAACGTCGAGGGGTCCCGCGTCGTTCTCCATCAGGGCGACGCGCTGACCGCGCTTCCCGAACTGGACGGGCAGGTCGACCTGGTCGTCTCCAACCCGCCGTACATCCCGCTGACCGAGTGGGAGTACGTCGCACCCGAGGCCCGCGACCACGACCCCGAGCTCGCGCTGTTCTCGGGCCAGGACGGCCTGGACACCATCCGGGGCATCGAGCGGACCGCACACCGTCTGCTGCGCCCCGGCGGCGTGGTCGTCATCGAGCATGCCGACACCCAGGGCGGGCAGGTGCCGTGGATCTTCACCGAGGAGCGGGGCTGGGCCGATGCGGCCGATCACCCGGACCTCAACAACAGGCCCCGTTTCGCCACCGCGCGCCGGGCGACGCCATGA
- the rpmE gene encoding 50S ribosomal protein L31, protein MKRDIHPEYVETQVSCTCGASFTTRSTVASGTVRADICSECHPFYTGKQKIMDTGGRVARFEARFGKGAAAKK, encoded by the coding sequence TTGAAGCGCGACATTCACCCGGAGTACGTCGAGACCCAGGTCAGCTGCACCTGTGGCGCGTCCTTCACCACCCGTAGCACGGTCGCCAGCGGCACGGTCCGCGCCGACATCTGCTCCGAGTGCCACCCGTTCTACACCGGCAAGCAGAAGATCATGGACACGGGCGGCCGCGTGGCCCGCTTCGAGGCCCGCTTCGGCAAGGGCGCCGCTGCCAAGAAGTAG
- a CDS encoding L-threonylcarbamoyladenylate synthase → MARRYDCSDATDRTTGLREAASAVRRGELVVLPTDTVYGIGADAFSAEAVGDLLEAKGRGRGMPSPVLVGSPNTLHGLVTDFSEQAWELVDAFWPGALTLVAKHQPSLTWDLGETRGTVAVRMPLHPVAIELLTEFGPMAVSSANLTGHPSPQDCDAAQEMLGDSVSVYLDGGPTPAAVPSSIVDVTGKTPVLLREGAISAEELRKVVPELEVAN, encoded by the coding sequence ATGGCACGGCGATACGACTGCAGCGACGCGACCGACCGCACCACCGGTCTGCGCGAGGCCGCCTCGGCCGTCCGCCGCGGTGAGCTGGTCGTGCTGCCGACCGACACCGTCTACGGCATCGGCGCGGACGCCTTCAGCGCCGAGGCCGTCGGCGACCTGCTGGAGGCCAAGGGCCGCGGCCGCGGTATGCCCTCGCCGGTCCTCGTCGGGTCCCCCAACACCCTGCACGGCCTGGTCACCGACTTCTCCGAGCAGGCCTGGGAGCTGGTCGACGCCTTCTGGCCCGGTGCGCTCACCCTCGTCGCCAAGCACCAGCCGTCGCTGACCTGGGACCTGGGCGAGACCCGGGGCACGGTCGCCGTACGGATGCCGCTGCACCCCGTCGCGATCGAGCTGCTCACCGAGTTCGGTCCGATGGCCGTCTCCAGTGCCAACCTCACCGGCCACCCGTCCCCGCAGGACTGCGACGCCGCACAGGAAATGCTGGGCGACTCGGTCTCCGTCTATCTGGACGGCGGTCCCACGCCCGCCGCCGTACCGTCCTCGATCGTCGATGTCACCGGCAAGACGCCGGTGCTGCTGCGCGAGGGCGCGATCAGCGCGGAAGAGCTGCGCAAGGTGGTACCCGAGCTCGAGGTGGCCAATTGA
- the prfA gene encoding peptide chain release factor 1, translating into MFEAVEELIGEHADLEKRLADPAVHADQREAMRLNKRYAELTPITATYRDWKQTGEDMETARELAADDPDFADEVKELDARRGELTEKLRLLLVPRDPSDDKDVILEVKAGEGGEESALFAGDLLRMYLRYAERAGWKTEILEANESDLGGYKDVQVAVKTKGGGGATEPGQGVWARLKYEGGVHRVQRVPATESQGRIHTSAAGVLVTPEAEEVEVEIGPNDLRIDVYRSSGPGGQSVNTTDSAVRITHLPTGIVVSCQNEKSQLQNKEQALRILRSRLLAAAQEEAEREASDARRSQVRTVDRSERIRTYNFPENRISDHRVGFKAYNLDQVLDGELDPVIQACVDADSAAKLAAAQ; encoded by the coding sequence ATGTTCGAGGCGGTCGAAGAACTGATCGGCGAGCACGCCGATCTCGAGAAGCGGCTGGCCGACCCCGCGGTCCACGCCGACCAGCGCGAGGCCATGCGGCTCAACAAGCGTTATGCCGAGCTGACCCCGATCACCGCGACGTACCGCGACTGGAAGCAGACCGGCGAGGACATGGAGACCGCGCGCGAACTCGCCGCGGACGACCCGGACTTCGCCGACGAGGTCAAGGAGCTCGACGCCCGGCGCGGCGAGCTGACCGAGAAGCTGCGGCTGCTGCTCGTCCCGCGCGACCCCAGCGACGACAAGGACGTCATCCTCGAGGTCAAGGCCGGTGAGGGCGGCGAGGAGTCCGCGCTGTTCGCCGGCGACCTGCTGCGGATGTATCTGCGCTACGCCGAGCGGGCCGGCTGGAAGACCGAGATCCTGGAGGCCAACGAGTCCGACCTCGGCGGCTACAAGGACGTCCAGGTCGCCGTGAAGACCAAGGGCGGGGGCGGCGCCACCGAGCCCGGACAGGGCGTCTGGGCGCGGCTGAAGTACGAGGGCGGGGTGCACCGCGTCCAGCGGGTGCCCGCCACCGAGTCGCAGGGCCGCATCCACACCTCCGCGGCCGGTGTGCTGGTCACGCCGGAGGCCGAGGAGGTCGAGGTCGAGATCGGCCCCAACGACCTGCGGATCGATGTCTACCGCTCCTCCGGCCCCGGCGGCCAGTCGGTCAACACCACCGACTCCGCGGTGCGCATCACGCACCTGCCCACCGGCATCGTGGTCTCCTGCCAGAACGAGAAGAGCCAGCTCCAGAACAAGGAGCAGGCGCTGCGCATCCTGCGCTCCCGGCTGCTGGCCGCCGCCCAGGAAGAGGCCGAGCGGGAGGCGTCGGACGCCCGGCGCAGCCAGGTCCGCACGGTCGACCGCTCCGAGCGCATCCGGACGTACAACTTCCCGGAAAACCGCATCTCGGACCACCGGGTCGGCTTCAAGGCGTACAACTTGGACCAGGTGCTCGACGGCGAGCTCGATCCGGTCATCCAGGCGTGTGTCGACGCCGACTCGGCAGCGAAGCTCGCCGCCGCCCAGTAA
- the glyA gene encoding serine hydroxymethyltransferase has translation MPATTASPRSETPDTLSPAPAPAAGAGPDETVEDRARAAREAGTRPAGSPDFAALLRQDPEIAGVLLGESARQSDGLQLIAAENFTSPAVLAALGSPLGNKYAEGYPGARHHGGCEIVDLAERIAVERAKALFGAEHANVQAHSGSSAVLAAYAALLRPGDTVLAMSLPHGGHLTHGSPANFSGRWFDFAGYGVDEETGLLDYDAIRELARARRPKAIVCGSISYPRHLDYAAFRDIADETGAYLIADVAHPLGLIAGGAAPSPVPYADVVCGTTHKVLRGPRGGLILCGTKLAERIDRAVFPFTQGGAQMNSVAAKAVAFAEAATPAFGAYAHQVTANARALAEALAGHGLTINTGGTDTHLITADTAPLGLDARTARGRLAAAGIVLDTCALPCAEPPGVLAAGRTGIRMGTAAVTTQGMGETEMKAVAELIVAALEEDGAVRSRTVALVHGFPPYPDHG, from the coding sequence ATGCCTGCCACCACCGCGTCACCCCGTAGCGAGACCCCGGACACCCTTTCCCCGGCCCCCGCGCCCGCTGCCGGCGCCGGTCCGGACGAGACCGTCGAAGACCGGGCGCGGGCCGCCCGTGAGGCCGGGACCCGGCCGGCCGGCTCCCCGGACTTCGCCGCCCTGCTGCGCCAGGACCCGGAGATCGCCGGCGTACTGCTCGGGGAGAGCGCCCGGCAGAGCGACGGACTCCAGCTGATCGCCGCGGAGAACTTCACCTCGCCGGCCGTCCTCGCCGCCCTCGGGTCTCCCTTGGGCAACAAATACGCCGAGGGCTATCCGGGGGCACGGCACCACGGCGGCTGCGAGATCGTCGACCTCGCCGAGCGGATCGCGGTGGAGCGCGCCAAGGCCCTCTTCGGCGCCGAACACGCCAACGTCCAGGCCCACTCCGGGTCTTCGGCCGTGCTGGCCGCCTACGCCGCCCTGCTGCGCCCCGGAGACACCGTTCTGGCCATGTCCCTCCCGCACGGCGGACACCTCACCCATGGATCACCGGCCAACTTCTCCGGCCGCTGGTTCGACTTCGCCGGCTACGGCGTCGACGAGGAGACCGGCCTGCTCGACTACGACGCGATCCGCGAGCTGGCCCGCGCCCGCCGGCCCAAGGCCATCGTCTGCGGCTCGATCTCCTATCCCCGGCACCTCGACTACGCCGCCTTCCGTGACATCGCCGACGAGACCGGCGCCTACCTGATCGCGGATGTCGCGCACCCCCTGGGGCTGATCGCCGGGGGAGCGGCGCCCAGCCCCGTCCCGTACGCCGATGTGGTGTGCGGAACCACACACAAGGTGCTGCGCGGGCCGCGCGGCGGGCTGATCCTGTGCGGCACGAAGCTGGCCGAGCGGATCGACCGCGCGGTGTTCCCCTTCACCCAAGGGGGCGCCCAGATGAACTCCGTCGCCGCCAAGGCCGTGGCCTTCGCGGAGGCCGCCACGCCCGCCTTCGGCGCGTATGCCCATCAGGTCACGGCCAATGCCCGCGCGCTCGCCGAGGCGCTCGCCGGACACGGTCTGACCATCAACACCGGCGGCACCGACACCCATCTGATCACCGCAGATACCGCTCCGCTGGGCCTGGACGCGCGCACCGCCCGGGGCCGGCTGGCCGCCGCCGGTATCGTGCTGGACACCTGCGCGCTGCCGTGCGCCGAGCCCCCCGGCGTTCTCGCGGCGGGCCGGACCGGCATCCGGATGGGCACCGCCGCGGTGACGACCCAGGGCATGGGCGAGACCGAGATGAAGGCGGTCGCCGAGCTGATCGTGGCGGCGCTGGAGGAGGACGGTGCGGTCCGCTCCCGTACCGTCGCTTTGGTCCACGGTTTCCCGCCATATCCCGATCACGGATGA
- a CDS encoding LCP family protein, protein MADSSGSAKTAETRGRALRPKGRRRKGPTRRRRIATITVCGLVSVVLLGGAGLGYVYFKLNGNLKGVDINAALGHDRPKNVDDGSMDILVMGSDSRAGKNNEYGRDEGAARSDTAMIMHVYKGRKKASVVSVPRDTMIKRPDCSKDGKDVPGANRAMFNTAFEVGGPACAVKTVETISGIRMDHFVEVDFTGFKKLIDALGGVEITTSKAIDDNSSHLHLKPGTHTLDGEHALGLVRTRHGVPGGDGSDLGRIQLQQTFIKALLKQVKNVGVLTNPAKLYDIADTATKAVTTDTDLNSVSELTGLAKSLGSIGAENIDMMTLPVAYDPQDPDRVLPLTKQSRQVWDALRQDKEIPKSAIKGSAGDKGGTDNYVK, encoded by the coding sequence ATGGCGGACAGCAGCGGGAGCGCGAAGACGGCCGAAACCCGTGGCCGCGCCCTACGTCCCAAGGGACGCCGGCGCAAGGGGCCGACCCGACGCCGCCGAATAGCGACCATCACTGTATGCGGGCTGGTCAGTGTGGTGCTGCTCGGTGGTGCCGGACTCGGCTACGTCTACTTCAAGCTCAACGGCAATCTGAAGGGCGTCGACATCAACGCCGCCCTCGGACACGACCGGCCGAAGAATGTCGACGACGGGTCGATGGACATCCTGGTGATGGGCTCCGACTCCCGCGCCGGCAAGAACAACGAGTACGGCCGGGACGAGGGCGCCGCGCGTTCCGACACGGCGATGATCATGCACGTCTACAAGGGCCGTAAGAAGGCCAGCGTGGTCAGCGTCCCCCGGGACACCATGATCAAGCGCCCCGACTGCTCCAAGGACGGCAAGGACGTCCCCGGGGCGAACCGGGCGATGTTCAACACCGCGTTCGAGGTCGGCGGCCCGGCCTGCGCCGTGAAGACCGTCGAAACGATCAGCGGCATCCGGATGGACCACTTCGTCGAGGTCGACTTCACCGGCTTCAAGAAGCTCATCGACGCGCTGGGCGGGGTGGAGATCACCACCAGCAAGGCGATCGACGACAACAGCAGCCATCTGCATCTGAAGCCCGGCACCCACACGCTGGACGGTGAGCACGCCCTCGGCCTCGTCCGGACCCGGCACGGTGTCCCCGGCGGCGACGGCAGCGACCTCGGCCGCATCCAGCTCCAGCAGACCTTCATCAAGGCCCTGCTGAAGCAGGTCAAGAACGTCGGGGTGCTCACCAACCCCGCCAAGCTCTACGACATCGCCGACACGGCCACCAAGGCCGTCACCACCGACACCGACCTCAACTCGGTCAGTGAACTGACCGGCCTGGCCAAGAGCCTGGGCAGCATCGGTGCGGAGAACATCGACATGATGACGCTGCCGGTGGCCTACGACCCCCAGGACCCCGACCGGGTGCTGCCGCTGACCAAGCAGAGCCGCCAGGTCTGGGACGCGCTCCGGCAGGACAAGGAGATCCCCAAGTCCGCGATCAAGGGGTCGGCCGGTGACAAGGGCGGCACGGACAACTACGTGAAGTAG
- a CDS encoding protein-tyrosine-phosphatase, whose protein sequence is MMAPPGRGIAGPGGDTPVPPPSPFRILHVSTGNVCRSPITERLHRHALELRLGAARSGGLLVESAGTWGHEGAPMETHAATVLTDYGADPAGFLGRELLDEHVIRADLVLTATRDHRAQVISMGHSAGLRTFTLKEFNRLVRAIDPATLPEPDPDLPDGGLVERARALVGAAAALRGWLLAPNPQSDEVYDPYGAPITFFRSIGDEINQALDPVVTALTGLPARA, encoded by the coding sequence TTGATGGCGCCCCCGGGGCGTGGCATAGCGGGACCAGGTGGCGACACTCCTGTACCCCCTCCCTCCCCTTTTCGGATTCTCCACGTCAGCACCGGCAACGTCTGCCGCTCGCCGATCACCGAGCGGCTGCACCGCCATGCCCTGGAACTGCGGCTCGGTGCGGCGCGCAGTGGCGGGCTGCTCGTGGAGAGCGCCGGAACCTGGGGCCACGAGGGCGCCCCGATGGAGACGCACGCCGCCACGGTGCTCACCGACTACGGTGCCGACCCGGCCGGCTTCCTCGGCCGTGAGCTGCTCGACGAGCACGTCATCCGGGCCGACCTGGTGCTCACCGCCACCCGCGACCACCGCGCCCAGGTCATCTCGATGGGCCATTCGGCGGGGCTGCGCACCTTCACGCTGAAGGAGTTCAACCGGCTGGTGCGGGCCATAGACCCGGCCACGCTGCCCGAGCCCGATCCGGACCTGCCGGACGGCGGGCTGGTCGAGCGCGCCCGTGCGCTGGTCGGCGCCGCCGCGGCGCTGCGCGGCTGGCTGCTGGCGCCCAACCCGCAGTCCGACGAGGTCTACGACCCCTACGGCGCCCCCATCACCTTCTTCCGCTCCATCGGCGACGAGATCAACCAGGCGCTCGACCCGGTCGTCACCGCCCTCACGGGACTCCCGGCGCGCGCCTAG